From a region of the Methylomonas rapida genome:
- a CDS encoding GumC family protein, with the protein MEYQAHEFQNAADRFAGHDRRTSVRLRRWLVFSLIFIPCLLASQIYIFMQPAIYQSVATVLTMAATDIDQTSPAADVQHVNIQKQILLGAMILEKTAERLQQLRLNSKTWSADELRSLFAVIPQPETNLVQLQAEGPEPQILQLAINAWIDSYLKVRAGFIAENTEKVVAELNEQLQRIDRQVVEKRNEIDQFRLQNNILSTESADNQAHARLQGLNASLNKAMEEEVKAKAKFDAVLAAISRNETVVPDTDSQSMAVLVQQAEKLRDQLAAIEGQYTHDYIELNPSLRRVREQLMEIEAKIAEKATVGKSFARQQAENDYAAARQAVIAIKQQMEAHKKLAADYTKQFAEHQALQQELLKLETLQQDTKQRLVDIDVKQRQKYPQVDVVDWATLPDKPISPNYLQQSLLAFVVSLGLALSAVIIIDYLNREPLPMPAPAPMNLGGIHLHHQAQPMLDLTPPQSRVAYEPAKALPVANISRALTHEEVLALYLAADPHIKLIIGLLLNGLSLSEIVSLQPDNLDTQNALILIPGRRNLMMTRQVAQLLAQEGPVNTWPTLEDIETLLCCAAIDSGLRNPEQINAETLRYAYMLFLVEQGIKLTDLTKIVGSLSSGLLLELGRSSPEQSGQPLEKIDLNYFG; encoded by the coding sequence ATGGAATATCAAGCTCACGAGTTTCAAAATGCCGCGGACCGCTTTGCCGGCCATGACCGGCGCACTTCGGTTCGCTTGCGGCGCTGGTTGGTGTTCTCGCTGATCTTCATACCTTGTCTTTTGGCATCGCAGATTTACATTTTCATGCAGCCGGCCATCTATCAAAGCGTCGCTACGGTGCTGACCATGGCCGCCACCGACATCGATCAAACCAGTCCCGCCGCCGATGTGCAACACGTCAATATTCAGAAGCAGATTTTGCTTGGCGCCATGATTCTGGAAAAAACCGCTGAACGCCTGCAACAGCTGCGACTCAACAGCAAGACCTGGTCCGCGGATGAGTTGAGAAGCTTGTTCGCGGTGATACCCCAGCCGGAAACCAATTTGGTGCAGTTGCAAGCCGAGGGACCCGAACCTCAAATACTGCAATTGGCGATCAATGCCTGGATAGATTCTTATCTGAAGGTTCGGGCCGGCTTTATCGCGGAAAATACCGAAAAAGTCGTCGCCGAATTAAACGAGCAGTTGCAGCGTATCGATCGACAAGTCGTGGAAAAACGCAACGAAATCGATCAGTTTCGGCTTCAAAACAACATTCTGTCCACCGAAAGCGCGGATAATCAGGCGCATGCGCGCCTGCAAGGCTTGAATGCTTCGTTGAATAAGGCCATGGAGGAAGAAGTCAAAGCTAAAGCCAAATTCGACGCCGTGTTGGCTGCCATCTCCAGAAATGAGACGGTTGTACCCGACACCGATTCGCAATCGATGGCGGTCTTGGTGCAACAGGCCGAGAAATTGCGCGATCAATTAGCCGCGATAGAAGGACAATACACGCACGATTACATTGAACTCAATCCCAGCCTGCGCCGGGTGCGGGAACAACTGATGGAAATAGAAGCGAAAATTGCCGAAAAAGCCACGGTCGGCAAGAGCTTCGCCCGGCAACAAGCCGAAAACGATTATGCGGCGGCACGGCAAGCGGTGATCGCCATCAAGCAGCAAATGGAAGCCCACAAGAAACTGGCGGCGGATTACACCAAGCAATTTGCCGAACACCAAGCCCTGCAACAGGAGTTGCTGAAACTGGAAACCTTGCAACAAGACACCAAGCAGCGTCTGGTCGATATCGATGTCAAACAGCGCCAAAAATATCCGCAAGTGGATGTGGTCGACTGGGCGACCTTGCCGGACAAACCGATCAGCCCGAATTATTTGCAACAATCCTTATTGGCCTTCGTGGTCAGTCTTGGACTGGCGTTATCCGCCGTCATCATCATCGATTATCTGAATCGGGAACCGCTGCCGATGCCGGCGCCGGCGCCGATGAATTTAGGCGGCATACATCTTCATCATCAAGCGCAGCCGATGTTAGACCTTACGCCGCCTCAATCCCGGGTTGCCTACGAACCGGCCAAGGCCTTACCCGTGGCGAACATTTCCAGGGCGTTGACGCATGAGGAAGTCCTGGCGCTATACCTGGCGGCGGACCCGCATATCAAACTGATCATTGGCTTGTTGCTGAACGGGTTATCGCTGTCTGAAATAGTCTCGCTACAGCCTGACAACCTGGACACGCAGAATGCGCTAATCCTGATTCCCGGCCGTCGAAACCTGATGATGACCCGGCAGGTTGCGCAGTTGCTCGCCCAGGAAGGCCCTGTGAACACTTGGCCCACCCTGGAAGACATTGAAACCTTGCTTTGTTGCGCCGCGATCGACAGCGGACTGCGGAATCCAGAACAAATCAATGCCGAAACGCTACGTTATGCCTACATGCTGTTTCTGGTGGAGCAAGGTATCAAGCTCACGGATCTCACCAAAATAGTCGGTTCTCTTTCGTCTGGCCTGTTATTGGAATTGGGACGATCTTCGCCGGAACAGTCCGGGCAGCCGCTGGAAAAAATCGATTTGAATTACTTCGGCTAA
- a CDS encoding MotA/TolQ/ExbB proton channel family protein → MDIATVLGFIIGVALVAAAILTGGSLMLFIDVPSILLVFGGTFGVSLMRLSLDDFLRSFAVVGRAFFNKKTDPALLIEEAVTLADLARKNGLLALESAEVSDPFMKKGISLCVDGYTPEFVQNLLQQDIDQMVSRNEIGQSMWKGVADLAPAMGMIGTLVGLVQMLANMSDPSAIGPAMAVALLTTLYGALIANVFALPMIDKLASVLNYEKTNKELVLNFITNLQEGTNPKILRNLLNTYIPEKKRPED, encoded by the coding sequence GTGGATATTGCAACCGTACTCGGTTTTATAATTGGTGTGGCTTTGGTTGCGGCGGCGATTTTGACCGGCGGTAGCCTCATGCTATTCATCGATGTGCCGTCGATTTTGTTGGTGTTTGGCGGCACATTCGGGGTTTCGTTGATGCGTTTGTCATTGGATGATTTCTTGCGGTCGTTCGCGGTGGTCGGCAGAGCGTTTTTCAACAAAAAAACCGATCCGGCGCTATTGATCGAAGAGGCTGTAACCTTGGCGGACTTGGCGCGTAAAAACGGCTTGTTGGCGCTGGAGTCTGCCGAAGTTTCCGATCCTTTCATGAAAAAAGGCATTAGTTTATGCGTTGACGGCTATACGCCGGAATTCGTGCAAAATCTGCTACAGCAAGATATCGATCAAATGGTGAGCCGAAACGAGATAGGCCAATCGATGTGGAAAGGGGTTGCCGATCTGGCGCCGGCGATGGGCATGATAGGTACCTTGGTGGGTCTGGTACAGATGCTGGCCAATATGTCCGACCCGTCGGCCATTGGTCCGGCGATGGCGGTAGCCTTGTTGACGACCTTATACGGCGCGTTGATTGCCAACGTGTTCGCGCTGCCCATGATCGATAAGTTGGCTAGCGTCTTGAATTACGAAAAAACCAACAAGGAACTGGTGCTGAATTTCATCACCAATCTCCAGGAAGGCACCAACCCGAAAATCCTGCGAAACCTGTTGAACACCTATATTCCCGAGAAAAAACGCCCGGAGGACTAG
- the purL gene encoding phosphoribosylformylglycinamidine synthase produces the protein MLTIPGTPALSSFRIEKLLSQLQSLDDKVLAVRARFVHFVQLEGDLSDADHGMLARLLDYGYAADTTEPDAEEIVAKLWVVPRLGTISPWSSKASEIAERCGLTAVKRLERGIEYRFTCSSALSADALHELSALLHDRMTQQVVFAEAELDLFAEHEPQPLQTVAIMERGREALVKANTELGLALSADEIDYLTDSFSQLGRNPTDVELMMFAQANSEHCRHKIFNASWTIDGEEQAKSLFAMIRNTYNENPHNILSAYKDNASVVQGPQAKVFIRDANTHVYGYVDEAAHILMKVETHNHPTAISPHPGAATGSGGEIRDEGATGRGSATKAGLTGFSVSHLKIPGFTQPWESDNGKPDRIATALDIMLEGPIGGAAFNNEFGRPNIAGYFRSFEQPVETGEANQYRGYHKPIMIAGGMGNIRPMLVEKQPIPAGALIVILGGPAMLIGLGGGAASSQTSGESAAELDFASVQRENPEMERRCQEVINHCNSLGENTPVISIHDIGAGGLSNAVPEIIHDCDRGGRFELRKVQNADKGMSPMQIWCNEAQERYVVAIKPESLELFESFCKREHCLYAVIGEAIDEEHLTLSDEWLGGKPVDLPMSVLFGKPPKMHRDVQRLHKTLPTLNFESVDLADAVKRVLAFPAVADKSFLIHIGDRSVTGLVARDQMVGPWQVPVADVAVTASGFSAYTGEAMAMGERTPLALIDGPASGRMAIGEALTNLAAARIGTLNDVKLSANWMAACGSPGEDAVLFDTVKAVGMELCPALGIAIPVGKDSLSMKSVWKDEQGEKTMTSPLSLIITAFAPVVEIRKTLTPELKHEDSVLLLIDLGQGKNRLGGSVLAQVYNQLGDRAPDLDDAGLFKRFFDAVQMLNEKGLILAYHDRADGGLLATVAEMLFASRKGVELEIAELGDDALAALFNEELGAVLQVKTSELDHVARLLDQAGLDDCSFVIGKVVEGQRLRIAHNGREIFSADRAALQQTWSEVSYRMQALRDNPDCARQQFERIADDSDPGLSVTLSYDVNDDVAARFAGQPRPKVAILREQGVNGHVEMAAAFDRAGFAAIDIHMTDIINGRVSLSEFTGLVACGGFSYGDVLGAGGGWAKSILFNPKARDEFAAFFARTDTFGLGVCNGCQMMSGLKDIIPGAEHWPQFKRNLSEQFEARVAMVKVQASPSIFFQGMAGSMLPVVIAHGEGRAEFGSQNPADATVAISYVDNRGNETEAFPANPNGSPMGITGLTTNDGRFTIMMPHPERCFRAVQNSWHPADWQEDGAWMRMFRNARVWVG, from the coding sequence ATGTTGACCATTCCCGGAACCCCCGCCTTATCGTCATTTCGTATCGAAAAACTGCTCAGCCAATTGCAAAGTCTGGATGACAAGGTTCTGGCGGTTCGAGCGCGTTTCGTGCATTTCGTGCAGCTGGAGGGCGATTTATCTGACGCGGATCACGGCATGCTCGCCCGGTTGCTGGATTATGGTTATGCGGCCGATACCACGGAGCCGGATGCCGAAGAAATCGTAGCTAAGTTATGGGTTGTTCCGCGTTTGGGTACCATATCGCCTTGGTCCAGCAAGGCCTCGGAAATTGCCGAGCGCTGCGGTTTGACGGCGGTCAAGCGCCTGGAACGCGGCATCGAATATCGTTTTACCTGCTCTTCGGCATTGAGCGCGGATGCTTTGCATGAATTGTCGGCCTTGTTGCATGATCGTATGACACAACAGGTGGTTTTCGCCGAAGCCGAACTGGATCTGTTTGCCGAGCACGAACCTCAGCCGCTGCAAACCGTGGCCATCATGGAGCGGGGCAGGGAAGCCTTGGTCAAAGCCAATACCGAATTGGGCCTGGCTTTGTCGGCTGACGAAATCGATTATTTGACGGACAGCTTTAGCCAATTGGGCCGTAATCCGACCGACGTGGAATTGATGATGTTCGCGCAGGCCAATTCCGAGCACTGCCGGCATAAAATTTTCAACGCCAGTTGGACCATAGATGGCGAAGAGCAGGCCAAATCGCTGTTCGCGATGATACGCAACACCTACAACGAAAATCCCCACAACATTCTGTCCGCTTACAAGGACAATGCCTCGGTGGTGCAAGGGCCGCAAGCCAAAGTTTTCATTCGCGACGCCAATACGCACGTCTACGGTTATGTCGACGAAGCAGCGCACATTCTGATGAAAGTGGAAACCCACAATCACCCGACCGCGATTTCTCCGCACCCCGGCGCCGCGACCGGTTCCGGCGGTGAAATTCGCGACGAAGGCGCAACCGGGCGTGGGTCGGCCACCAAGGCGGGTTTGACCGGTTTCAGCGTTTCTCATCTGAAAATCCCCGGTTTCACCCAACCCTGGGAAAGCGACAACGGCAAGCCCGATCGCATCGCCACGGCCTTGGATATCATGCTGGAGGGTCCGATAGGCGGCGCGGCGTTCAACAATGAATTTGGCCGCCCCAATATCGCCGGCTATTTCCGCAGCTTCGAACAACCCGTCGAGACCGGAGAAGCCAACCAATACCGCGGTTATCACAAACCCATCATGATCGCGGGCGGCATGGGCAACATCCGCCCGATGCTGGTCGAAAAACAACCGATTCCAGCCGGCGCCCTGATCGTGATTTTAGGCGGCCCCGCCATGCTGATCGGCCTGGGCGGCGGCGCGGCTTCGTCGCAAACTTCCGGCGAAAGCGCGGCGGAACTCGACTTTGCCTCGGTGCAACGCGAGAATCCGGAAATGGAGCGGCGTTGCCAGGAAGTCATCAACCACTGTAATTCATTGGGTGAAAATACGCCGGTTATCTCGATACACGACATCGGTGCCGGCGGCTTGTCCAATGCGGTGCCGGAGATCATCCACGATTGCGACCGCGGCGGCCGTTTTGAGTTGCGCAAGGTGCAAAATGCCGACAAAGGCATGTCGCCGATGCAAATCTGGTGCAACGAGGCGCAGGAACGTTATGTCGTGGCTATCAAACCCGAATCGCTCGAACTCTTCGAATCCTTCTGCAAACGCGAGCATTGTTTGTACGCCGTGATCGGCGAGGCCATCGACGAAGAGCATCTGACGCTGAGCGATGAATGGCTGGGGGGCAAACCGGTCGATCTGCCGATGTCGGTTTTGTTCGGCAAACCGCCGAAAATGCATCGGGATGTGCAACGTTTACACAAAACCTTGCCGACACTGAACTTCGAATCGGTCGATCTGGCGGACGCGGTCAAACGGGTATTGGCATTTCCGGCCGTCGCCGACAAGAGTTTTCTGATCCATATTGGCGATCGCTCGGTCACCGGTTTGGTGGCGCGCGATCAGATGGTCGGTCCGTGGCAAGTGCCCGTGGCCGACGTTGCGGTCACCGCATCCGGCTTTTCCGCCTATACGGGAGAAGCGATGGCGATGGGCGAGCGCACGCCGTTGGCCTTGATCGACGGCCCAGCTTCCGGGCGCATGGCGATAGGCGAAGCCTTGACCAATTTGGCCGCCGCGCGTATCGGCACGCTGAACGATGTCAAATTATCCGCCAACTGGATGGCCGCTTGCGGCAGTCCGGGCGAGGATGCGGTTTTATTTGATACCGTCAAGGCGGTCGGGATGGAGTTGTGTCCAGCCTTGGGCATCGCGATTCCGGTTGGCAAGGACTCTTTGTCGATGAAAAGCGTCTGGAAAGATGAACAGGGCGAGAAAACCATGACCTCGCCGTTGTCGCTGATCATCACCGCCTTTGCGCCGGTAGTGGAGATACGCAAAACCCTGACACCGGAACTGAAGCACGAAGATAGCGTGTTGCTCTTGATCGATTTGGGACAAGGCAAAAACCGCCTCGGCGGCTCGGTACTGGCCCAGGTTTACAATCAACTGGGCGATCGGGCGCCGGACTTGGATGACGCGGGATTATTCAAACGCTTCTTCGACGCCGTTCAAATGCTGAATGAAAAAGGCCTGATTCTGGCGTATCACGATCGGGCGGACGGCGGCTTGTTGGCGACGGTCGCGGAAATGTTGTTCGCCAGCCGTAAAGGCGTGGAGTTGGAGATCGCCGAATTGGGCGATGATGCCTTGGCGGCCTTGTTCAACGAAGAATTGGGGGCGGTGCTGCAAGTCAAAACCAGTGAGCTGGATCATGTCGCGCGCCTGCTGGATCAAGCAGGACTGGATGATTGCAGCTTCGTGATCGGCAAGGTAGTTGAGGGGCAGCGCTTGCGCATCGCGCATAATGGCCGGGAAATCTTCAGCGCGGATCGTGCCGCGTTGCAGCAAACCTGGTCGGAAGTCAGCTATCGCATGCAGGCCCTGCGCGATAATCCGGATTGCGCTCGTCAGCAATTCGAGCGCATCGCCGATGACAGCGATCCGGGCTTGTCGGTCACGTTGAGTTACGACGTCAACGACGACGTTGCCGCGCGCTTTGCCGGCCAGCCAAGGCCAAAAGTTGCGATCCTGCGGGAACAAGGCGTCAATGGCCATGTCGAGATGGCGGCGGCTTTCGACCGGGCTGGATTCGCGGCGATCGACATCCATATGACCGACATCATCAACGGCCGGGTCAGCTTGAGCGAATTTACCGGGCTAGTGGCGTGCGGTGGCTTTTCGTATGGCGACGTATTGGGTGCGGGCGGCGGTTGGGCCAAGTCGATTCTATTCAACCCGAAAGCGCGCGACGAATTCGCGGCCTTTTTCGCGCGCACGGATACCTTCGGTCTGGGCGTCTGCAACGGTTGCCAAATGATGTCGGGATTGAAAGACATCATACCCGGTGCCGAACATTGGCCGCAGTTCAAACGCAATCTGTCTGAACAATTCGAGGCACGGGTGGCGATGGTCAAAGTGCAAGCATCGCCGTCGATTTTCTTCCAAGGCATGGCCGGTTCCATGCTGCCGGTGGTCATTGCCCATGGCGAAGGACGCGCCGAATTCGGTTCGCAAAACCCGGCCGATGCCACAGTCGCGATCAGCTATGTCGACAACCGGGGTAATGAAACCGAGGCTTTTCCGGCCAACCCTAACGGTTCGCCGATGGGTATCACCGGACTGACGACAAACGATGGCCGTTTCACGATCATGATGCCGCATCCAGAGCGGTGCTTTCGCGCGGTACAAAACTCGTGGCATCCCGCCGATTGGCAGGAAGACGGCGCCTGGATGCGGATGTTCAGAAATGCACGAGTTTGGGTGGGTTAA
- a CDS encoding PilZ domain-containing protein, giving the protein MFTANTERRRFFRIDDTLCISYRLIDPETASAGLKAMEPLSRQFSVAATLDVLSQEAQRIMLRIEKQNPEWLELYQVLDAKINTLAQAMMFACSDVDAQNCRDVNLSASGVAFAQSSLLDIGQNLAIEMYLPSTLALILVYGKVVNCQELGEGQYSISVDYTHIRAEDQELLIKHVVRRQWQQLQQNKMRAESLS; this is encoded by the coding sequence ATGTTCACCGCAAACACTGAGAGACGGCGATTTTTTAGAATCGACGATACCCTTTGCATTAGCTATCGCTTGATTGACCCAGAAACGGCGAGTGCTGGCCTCAAGGCAATGGAGCCGTTATCCCGCCAATTTTCGGTGGCCGCTACGCTCGATGTTTTGTCGCAAGAAGCGCAGCGCATCATGCTGAGAATCGAAAAGCAAAACCCGGAATGGCTGGAGCTTTATCAAGTGCTCGATGCAAAAATCAATACCCTGGCGCAGGCCATGATGTTCGCCTGTAGCGATGTCGACGCGCAAAATTGTCGGGATGTGAACTTGAGTGCGTCCGGCGTGGCTTTTGCACAATCCAGCCTTTTGGACATCGGGCAAAATTTGGCGATCGAAATGTATTTGCCGTCGACGCTAGCGCTGATTCTCGTGTATGGCAAGGTCGTCAATTGCCAGGAGCTAGGAGAGGGCCAGTATTCGATCAGCGTCGACTATACGCACATCCGAGCAGAAGACCAGGAACTGCTGATCAAGCATGTCGTGCGCCGGCAATGGCAGCAATTGCAGCAAAACAAGATGCGCGCCGAGTCCCTGTCATGA
- the sbcB gene encoding exodeoxyribonuclease I: MSTATYFWHDYETFGTDPQRDRACQFAGIRTDLDFNIVGEPVMLYCKTADDYLPNPEACLITGITPQLADEKGICEAEFIGTIHAQLAQPDTCSLGYNSIRFDDEVTRNLLYRNFFDPYAREWQNGNSRWDLIDIARAARALRPAGINWPVSEDGTPSFRLEAITQANDISHQAAHDALSDVHATIALARLIRQRQPKLYDYLFAHRSKQAAFKLLQLGSFTPLVHVSGRFPAQKNCLAIVLPICAHPRNNNEIIVYDLSADPAALLELSASEIQQRVFVSNDALAEEGMERIPLKTVHINKSPVLAPLNVVRAEDAERLALNIAQCLRHAEAIKAAVRPELENKLATVFNRGYTDSPQDPDLMIYSGGFFSQKDKLAMQKIRQTPAQQLANLTLDFDDARLPEMLFRYRGRNYPDTLTAAERPIWRDFCRQRLLHPDAAGNLTRFYQAVEALQHQGADEQLLAKLIAFADFRQQQLAEPATTRGIQPAP, encoded by the coding sequence ATGAGCACGGCGACTTATTTCTGGCACGATTACGAAACCTTCGGCACAGATCCGCAACGCGACCGGGCCTGCCAATTTGCCGGCATTCGCACCGATCTGGATTTCAACATCGTCGGCGAACCTGTCATGTTGTATTGCAAAACCGCGGACGATTACCTCCCCAATCCGGAAGCCTGCCTGATCACCGGCATCACCCCTCAACTAGCCGATGAAAAAGGTATTTGCGAAGCAGAGTTTATTGGCACCATCCACGCGCAACTGGCCCAACCCGACACCTGTAGTCTGGGTTATAACTCCATTCGTTTTGACGACGAAGTCACCCGCAATTTGCTGTATCGGAATTTTTTCGATCCTTATGCCCGGGAATGGCAAAACGGCAATTCGCGCTGGGACTTGATCGACATCGCCCGCGCCGCCCGTGCCTTACGTCCTGCGGGCATCAACTGGCCAGTCAGCGAAGACGGCACGCCCAGTTTTCGCCTGGAAGCCATCACGCAAGCCAACGATATTTCGCATCAAGCCGCCCACGATGCGCTGTCGGATGTACACGCCACCATCGCCCTCGCCCGCCTGATCCGGCAACGCCAACCCAAACTTTACGATTACTTGTTCGCGCATCGTTCCAAACAAGCCGCGTTCAAACTGCTGCAATTAGGCAGTTTCACGCCATTGGTGCACGTCTCTGGACGCTTCCCGGCGCAAAAAAATTGCTTGGCGATCGTTTTGCCAATCTGCGCCCATCCGCGCAATAACAATGAAATCATCGTCTACGATTTGTCGGCTGATCCCGCCGCCTTGCTGGAATTATCGGCAAGCGAAATTCAACAACGCGTCTTTGTTTCCAACGATGCCTTGGCCGAAGAAGGCATGGAACGCATCCCACTCAAAACCGTGCATATCAACAAAAGCCCGGTGTTGGCGCCGCTCAATGTCGTGCGCGCTGAGGATGCCGAGCGGCTGGCGTTGAATATCGCGCAATGCTTGCGGCACGCGGAAGCCATTAAAGCCGCCGTTCGCCCGGAGCTGGAAAACAAATTGGCCACGGTGTTTAACCGCGGCTATACGGACAGCCCTCAAGATCCTGACTTGATGATCTACAGCGGTGGCTTTTTCAGTCAAAAAGACAAGCTTGCGATGCAAAAAATCCGCCAAACGCCCGCGCAGCAATTGGCAAACTTGACGTTAGACTTTGACGATGCCCGTTTGCCGGAAATGTTGTTTCGTTATAGGGGCAGAAATTATCCGGATACGCTCACGGCAGCCGAACGACCAATCTGGCGGGATTTCTGCCGTCAACGCCTGCTTCATCCCGACGCGGCAGGCAATTTAACCCGGTTTTATCAGGCCGTCGAAGCCTTGCAGCACCAGGGCGCAGATGAGCAATTGTTGGCAAAATTGATAGCTTTTGCCGATTTTAGACAACAGCAATTGGCCGAACCGGCAACGACCCGAGGTATTCAGCCGGCTCCTTGA
- a CDS encoding SRPBCC family protein — translation MKKTSLFVSAALLMFTGMVNAHGPVRGKMTATVVIDAPAVKVWEVIKNYNDMSWHPSIKSVEGGNNEKGAVRKLTLANGGTITEELKSHDDSKMSYKYKITDMSSTGTIKHAGQDEEIPVLPVGNYAAELSVADKGGKAEVEWVATYYRAYVNNNPPAELNEEAADKAVTDVLTTGLKALDKKVGSGSAEVKIDLKR, via the coding sequence ATGAAAAAAACCTCGCTATTTGTTTCGGCTGCTTTGCTGATGTTTACCGGCATGGTCAATGCCCACGGGCCGGTCAGAGGAAAAATGACTGCAACCGTCGTCATCGACGCGCCGGCCGTCAAAGTTTGGGAAGTCATTAAAAATTATAACGATATGTCCTGGCACCCCAGCATCAAAAGCGTCGAAGGCGGTAACAACGAAAAAGGCGCGGTTCGTAAGCTGACTTTGGCCAATGGTGGCACGATCACCGAAGAACTGAAATCGCATGATGACAGCAAAATGTCCTACAAATATAAAATCACTGATATGAGCTCAACCGGCACCATCAAACACGCCGGTCAAGACGAGGAAATTCCGGTATTGCCAGTGGGTAACTATGCCGCAGAACTGTCCGTTGCAGACAAAGGTGGCAAGGCCGAAGTGGAATGGGTAGCCACTTACTACCGCGCTTATGTCAACAACAACCCGCCTGCGGAATTGAATGAAGAAGCTGCTGACAAGGCTGTTACCGACGTGTTGACGACCGGCCTGAAAGCGCTGGACAAAAAAGTGGGTTCCGGTTCCGCCGAAGTCAAAATCGACCTGAAACGTTAA
- a CDS encoding MotB family protein encodes MAKCPKCPPPGAPAWLATFADMMSLLMCFFVLLLSMASMDVQKFKQIADSMKNAFGVQRLIQVDQIPLGTSVIEQHFSPGQTQPTPLEEIQQSTQQQTEQLDESPDTMERAKQQVIAENLQQIADQAEEIKDRLKVEIDQGLVTVGTKGFRIVIRINEKGSFPSASAILQPGFEPVMDKITQSIAESHGKVIVAGHTDDVPIKTAMYRSNWELSSSRAVTVVQYMLEKNQIDPQRFLIEGHADTHPLFPNDSQQNRAANRRVEIVIAQDEALLKDQDPSLRVIQTDSFPDKPL; translated from the coding sequence ATGGCCAAATGTCCAAAATGTCCGCCACCCGGCGCGCCGGCCTGGTTAGCGACCTTCGCCGACATGATGTCGTTATTGATGTGTTTCTTCGTCTTGCTGTTATCCATGGCCAGCATGGATGTGCAGAAATTCAAGCAGATTGCGGATTCGATGAAAAATGCTTTCGGCGTGCAGCGTCTGATCCAGGTCGATCAAATCCCGTTGGGTACCAGCGTTATCGAGCAGCATTTCAGTCCTGGACAAACGCAGCCGACGCCGCTGGAAGAAATTCAGCAATCGACGCAACAGCAAACCGAGCAATTGGATGAGTCACCCGACACCATGGAACGGGCCAAGCAGCAAGTGATCGCGGAAAATCTGCAGCAAATCGCCGATCAAGCCGAGGAAATCAAGGATCGCCTGAAGGTTGAAATAGACCAGGGCCTGGTTACCGTGGGCACCAAGGGTTTCAGAATTGTCATTCGCATCAACGAAAAAGGCTCTTTCCCTTCGGCCAGCGCCATCTTGCAACCCGGTTTCGAACCGGTCATGGATAAAATCACGCAGTCGATTGCAGAATCGCACGGTAAAGTGATCGTAGCCGGCCATACCGACGACGTTCCAATCAAGACCGCGATGTATCGATCCAACTGGGAGTTATCCTCTTCCCGCGCCGTGACGGTCGTGCAATATATGCTGGAAAAGAATCAAATCGATCCTCAGAGATTTTTGATCGAAGGCCACGCCGACACACACCCCTTGTTTCCCAATGATAGTCAGCAAAACCGCGCGGCCAATCGTCGGGTGGAAATCGTCATTGCTCAGGATGAGGCCTTACTGAAAGACCAAGATCCTTCGTTACGGGTCATCCAGACGGACAGTTTTCCAGACAAACCCCTTTAA